A stretch of the Nitratireductor thuwali genome encodes the following:
- a CDS encoding GGDEF domain-containing protein, whose product MRKVFFHASVSTAVSILASVAIGWMALTVLGREMDSAALAMCILCPTAIAFPASAYTYNQRRRVADAHERLRAAHRELTDVHRELAERARLDSLTGLLNRGAFIEAVEGSEGAGKAGSLLIADADNFKQINDRFGHLTGDEALRRIASAIGGCTRRTDHRGRLGGEEFGIFLVEADLKEASKVAERIRKAVEEAGFAAPDGSLVRLTVSIGVATAEAGATFTELMSVADKRLYEAKAKGRNMVILPPQATAA is encoded by the coding sequence ATGAGGAAAGTGTTCTTTCACGCCTCGGTTTCGACGGCCGTATCGATCCTGGCGTCTGTCGCCATCGGCTGGATGGCATTGACAGTGCTCGGCCGCGAAATGGATTCGGCGGCTCTTGCGATGTGCATCCTGTGCCCCACCGCGATTGCCTTTCCGGCGAGCGCCTACACCTACAATCAAAGGCGCAGGGTGGCCGATGCCCATGAGAGGCTGCGGGCCGCCCACCGCGAACTGACCGACGTGCACCGCGAACTCGCCGAAAGAGCGCGCCTCGACAGCCTTACGGGCCTCCTCAACCGGGGCGCCTTCATCGAGGCGGTCGAGGGGTCGGAAGGCGCCGGAAAGGCGGGCTCGCTGCTGATCGCCGACGCCGACAATTTCAAGCAGATCAACGACCGCTTCGGGCATCTGACGGGCGACGAGGCGCTGCGCCGGATCGCCTCGGCGATCGGCGGCTGCACCCGGCGGACGGATCATCGGGGGCGGCTGGGGGGCGAGGAGTTCGGCATATTCCTCGTCGAGGCCGACCTCAAGGAGGCGTCCAAGGTGGCCGAGCGAATCAGGAAAGCCGTCGAAGAGGCCGGCTTTGCCGCGCCCGACGGCAGCCTGGTGCGGCTTACCGTCAGCATCGGCGTCGCGACCGCCGAGGCGGGCGCCACGTTCACCGAGCTGATGAGCGTGGCCGACAAAAGGCTCTACGAGGCCAAGGCCAAGGGCCGCAACATGGTCATTCTCCCGCCCCAGGCGACGGCGGCGTGA
- a CDS encoding DUF1775 domain-containing protein: MYRNVIAAAAAASFFTYLVPTASAHVSLQQDQAAPGPFKAVLGVPHGCDGQPTTAVRVQLPEGFVGAKPMPKAGWTIDIEQGDYARTYTLHGREVGSGPVAVTWKGGSLDDGHYDEFALRGTLAGVEEGQRLFFKTVQTCAEGKAEWVEEPAQGQDSHSLERPAPALTILAAETAGHQHEATVSAGALEIAAPWARAMLPGQPTGGAYLDIVNTGESADRLVSVRSPRAGKVEIHTMKVVNEVMTMRPVEGGLEIPAGERVELKPGGLHLMFMDVEERFEEGQTVPVILEFEKAGAVEMDLPVKPASAGRGEAHQH; the protein is encoded by the coding sequence ATGTACCGCAATGTCATTGCCGCCGCGGCGGCGGCTTCGTTTTTCACCTATCTCGTACCCACGGCTTCGGCGCATGTATCGCTCCAGCAGGACCAGGCCGCGCCGGGCCCGTTCAAGGCCGTGCTGGGCGTTCCGCATGGCTGCGACGGCCAGCCCACGACGGCGGTGAGGGTTCAGCTTCCCGAAGGCTTCGTCGGCGCCAAGCCGATGCCGAAGGCCGGGTGGACGATCGACATCGAACAGGGCGACTACGCCAGGACCTATACGCTGCACGGCAGGGAGGTCGGTTCCGGGCCTGTCGCCGTCACCTGGAAGGGCGGCTCGCTGGACGACGGCCACTATGACGAGTTCGCCCTGCGCGGCACGCTTGCCGGTGTCGAGGAAGGCCAGCGGCTCTTTTTCAAGACCGTTCAGACCTGCGCCGAAGGCAAGGCCGAATGGGTGGAGGAGCCTGCGCAAGGCCAGGATTCCCATTCGCTCGAAAGGCCGGCTCCCGCGCTGACCATCCTGGCGGCGGAGACGGCCGGCCATCAGCATGAGGCGACCGTTTCCGCCGGCGCGCTGGAAATCGCGGCCCCATGGGCGCGCGCCATGCTGCCGGGCCAGCCCACGGGCGGCGCCTATCTGGACATCGTGAACACGGGCGAAAGCGCCGACAGGCTGGTTTCCGTGCGCTCGCCGCGGGCCGGCAAGGTGGAAATCCACACGATGAAGGTCGTCAACGAGGTGATGACCATGCGGCCCGTCGAAGGGGGGCTGGAAATTCCCGCCGGCGAGCGCGTCGAGCTGAAGCCGGGCGGCCTGCATCTCATGTTCATGGACGTGGAAGAGCGGTTCGAGGAGGGCCAGACGGTGCCGGTGATCCTGGAATTCGAGAAGGCCGGCGCGGTGGAGATGGACCTTCCGGTGAAGCCGGCCAGCGCCGGCCGGGGCGAAGCCCACCAGCACTGA
- a CDS encoding DMT family transporter, whose translation MELWIPITIVAAFLQNLRSAAQKHLKGVMGTTGATFVRFGFGLPFAALFLALLHLAAGYPLARPNGGFLAWVVVGGLTQIGATFLLIHLFSFRNFAVGTAYSRTEPAQAAVFGLIFLGELAGAGALVAIAITVLGVMAISVAHVPMSWRNLLASLVSRNALIGLASGTLFGVAAVAYRAASLSLGGPNFMMQAATTLLFTIFFQTVVMLGWIVWKERAELAHIAKAWKASLFVGLVGASASFGWFAAMTLQQAAVVKALAQIEMIFTFASTVYFFREKINATEVAGCALIVAGIIVLVLV comes from the coding sequence ATGGAACTTTGGATCCCCATCACGATTGTCGCCGCCTTCCTGCAGAACCTGCGGTCGGCCGCGCAGAAGCATCTGAAGGGCGTGATGGGCACGACCGGGGCAACCTTCGTGCGGTTCGGCTTCGGCCTGCCGTTCGCGGCGCTGTTCCTCGCGCTGCTTCATCTGGCGGCCGGCTACCCGCTTGCCCGGCCCAATGGCGGCTTCCTTGCCTGGGTCGTCGTCGGCGGGCTGACGCAGATCGGCGCGACGTTTCTTCTGATCCATCTGTTCTCGTTCCGCAACTTTGCCGTGGGAACGGCTTATTCGCGCACCGAGCCGGCGCAGGCGGCCGTTTTCGGGCTGATCTTCCTCGGCGAACTTGCCGGCGCCGGCGCGCTCGTCGCCATCGCCATCACGGTGCTCGGCGTGATGGCGATCTCGGTGGCCCATGTGCCGATGAGCTGGCGCAACCTGCTCGCCTCGCTGGTCAGCCGCAACGCGCTGATCGGGCTTGCTTCAGGCACCTTGTTCGGCGTAGCGGCGGTGGCCTACCGCGCCGCCTCCCTGTCGCTCGGCGGCCCGAATTTCATGATGCAGGCGGCGACCACGCTGCTGTTCACCATCTTCTTTCAGACGGTGGTCATGCTCGGCTGGATCGTGTGGAAGGAACGGGCGGAGCTGGCGCATATCGCCAAGGCCTGGAAAGCCTCGCTCTTCGTCGGCCTCGTCGGCGCCTCGGCCTCGTTCGGGTGGTTCGCGGCGATGACGCTGCAGCAGGCGGCGGTGGTGAAGGCGCTGGCGCAGATCGAGATGATCTTCACCTTCGCCTCCACGGTCTATTTCTTCCGGGAGAAGATCAACGCGACGGAGGTGGCAGGCTGCGCCTTGATCGTGGCGGGGATCATCGTGCTGGTGCTGGTCTGA
- a CDS encoding pyrimidine 5'-nucleotidase yields MTNRPDPSRFAHVTDWVFDLDNTLYPHHSDLFSQIDVKMTAYVSELLSMPRDEARALQKQLYRDHGTTLKGLMEAYRVDPDDFLEKVHDIDYSWLDPNPELGEAISALPGRKFIFTNGDRNHAERAARQLGVLDHFEDIFDIVAAGLEPKPSKATYDRFVDLHAVVGSNAVMFEDLARNLRVPKALGMTTVLIVPKNFEPTFTEIWEQDPYEEDDVDFVTDDLTVFLRTILQDKR; encoded by the coding sequence ATGACCAACCGCCCCGATCCATCCAGATTCGCCCACGTCACCGACTGGGTCTTCGATCTCGACAACACGCTTTATCCCCATCACAGCGATCTGTTCTCGCAGATCGACGTGAAGATGACGGCCTATGTCTCCGAACTCCTGTCGATGCCCCGCGATGAAGCGCGGGCGCTTCAGAAGCAGCTTTACCGCGACCACGGCACGACGTTGAAGGGGCTGATGGAGGCCTACCGCGTCGACCCGGACGATTTCCTGGAAAAGGTCCACGACATCGACTATTCCTGGCTTGATCCGAACCCCGAGCTGGGCGAGGCGATAAGCGCTCTGCCCGGCCGCAAGTTTATCTTCACCAATGGCGACCGCAACCATGCCGAACGCGCGGCCCGGCAGCTCGGCGTGCTCGACCATTTCGAGGATATTTTCGACATCGTCGCCGCCGGGCTGGAGCCCAAGCCTTCAAAGGCGACCTATGACCGATTTGTCGACCTGCATGCCGTGGTCGGCTCGAACGCCGTGATGTTCGAGGATCTGGCCCGCAATCTCCGCGTGCCCAAGGCGCTGGGCATGACCACGGTGCTGATCGTGCCGAAGAATTTCGAGCCGACCTTCACCGAGATATGGGAGCAGGATCCCTATGAGGAGGACGACGTCGATTTCGTGACCGACGATCTCACCGTCTTCCTGCGCACCATCCTTCAGGACAAGCGGTAG